A portion of the Bombus terrestris chromosome 3, iyBomTerr1.2, whole genome shotgun sequence genome contains these proteins:
- the LOC100644007 gene encoding alpha-methylacyl-CoA racemase isoform X3, translating to MIYGSYNAIDCLGHGKRSIALNLKVYEGSNIFRKLINQSDVLIDPYRPGVMEKMKLGPEELMGINKRLIYARLTGFGHNGPYANMAGHDINYLALSGLLSLFGRHNQKPTPPVNLVADFAGGGLMCAFGIILALFERSKSGIGQVIDASMVDGSAYLGSWFFRSQNVPGLWGNPRGKNILDSGTHFYDTYETKDKQYMCVGAIESKFYEIFLEKLGISSHEMPQFENFEESRKKLEKIFKQKTQAEWCAIFDGTDACVTPVLNLKDVASHAHNKERNIFKTEDNGLVTPNPAPRLSRTPGMSKKHEGSAKLGEHTTEILTELDFKPEEIANLIANGIVNQGMKHSKL from the exons ATG atttatggATCTTATAATGCCATTGATTGTCTGGGTCATGGAAAAAGGTCAATTgcgttaaatttaaaagtttatgaAGGTTCTAATATATTTAGGAAATTGATCAATCAAAGTGATGTGCTTATAGACCCTTATAGACCTG gaGTAATGGAAAAAATGAAACTAGGACCAGAAGAACTTATGGGAATAAACAAGAGGTTGATATATGCTAGGTTAACAGGATTTGGGCATAATGGACCTTATGCTAATATGGCTGGAcatgatataaattatttagcTCTATCTG gtttattatcattatttggaCGTCACAATCAGAAACCAACACCACCAGTCAATTTAGTAGCTGATTTTGCTGGTGGTGGATTAATGTGTGCTTTTGGTATAATACTAGCATTATTTGAACGTAGCAAGAGTGGCATTGGTCAAGTGATTGATGCATCAATGGTAGATGGATCTGCATATCTAGGCAGTTGGTTCTTTAGATCTCAAAATGTGCCTGGATTATGGGGAAATCCTCGTGGTAAAAATAT ATTAGATTCTGGAACACACTTTTATGATACTTATGAAACAAAAGATAAACAATATATGTGTGTTGGAGCAATTGAATCTAAGTTTTATGAGATATTTTTAGAGAAACTTGGAATTTCATCTCATGAAATGCCACAATTTGAGAATTTTGAAGAGAGccgtaaaaaattagaaaagataTTCAAACAAAAGACTCAAGCAGAATGGTGTGCCATATTTGATGGTACAGATGCTTGTGTAACACCTGTTCTAAATTTAAAAGATGTTGCATCACATGCACATAATAaggaaagaaatatatttaagacTGAAGACAATGGTTTGGTAACTCCAAATCCTGCTCCACGTTTATCTCGTACTCCTGGAATGTCTAAAAAACATGAAGGAAGTGCTAAATTGGGTGAGCACACTACAGAAATTCTTACTGAATTAGATTTTAAACCAGAAGAAATTGCTAATTTAATAGCAAATGGAATTGTTAATCAAGGAATGAAACATTCTAAactttaa
- the LOC100644007 gene encoding alpha-methylacyl-CoA racemase isoform X1: protein MPLKGINVLELAGLAPGPFCGMILAQFGASVIRVDKIYGSYNAIDCLGHGKRSIALNLKVYEGSNIFRKLINQSDVLIDPYRPGVMEKMKLGPEELMGINKRLIYARLTGFGHNGPYANMAGHDINYLALSGLLSLFGRHNQKPTPPVNLVADFAGGGLMCAFGIILALFERSKSGIGQVIDASMVDGSAYLGSWFFRSQNVPGLWGNPRGKNILDSGTHFYDTYETKDKQYMCVGAIESKFYEIFLEKLGISSHEMPQFENFEESRKKLEKIFKQKTQAEWCAIFDGTDACVTPVLNLKDVASHAHNKERNIFKTEDNGLVTPNPAPRLSRTPGMSKKHEGSAKLGEHTTEILTELDFKPEEIANLIANGIVNQGMKHSKL, encoded by the exons ATGCCTTTAAAAGGTATAAATGTATTAGAATTGGCTGGGCTAGCACCAGGCCCTTTTTGTGGAATGATATTAGCCCAATTTGGTGCATCTGTAATCAGAGTAGACAAG atttatggATCTTATAATGCCATTGATTGTCTGGGTCATGGAAAAAGGTCAATTgcgttaaatttaaaagtttatgaAGGTTCTAATATATTTAGGAAATTGATCAATCAAAGTGATGTGCTTATAGACCCTTATAGACCTG gaGTAATGGAAAAAATGAAACTAGGACCAGAAGAACTTATGGGAATAAACAAGAGGTTGATATATGCTAGGTTAACAGGATTTGGGCATAATGGACCTTATGCTAATATGGCTGGAcatgatataaattatttagcTCTATCTG gtttattatcattatttggaCGTCACAATCAGAAACCAACACCACCAGTCAATTTAGTAGCTGATTTTGCTGGTGGTGGATTAATGTGTGCTTTTGGTATAATACTAGCATTATTTGAACGTAGCAAGAGTGGCATTGGTCAAGTGATTGATGCATCAATGGTAGATGGATCTGCATATCTAGGCAGTTGGTTCTTTAGATCTCAAAATGTGCCTGGATTATGGGGAAATCCTCGTGGTAAAAATAT ATTAGATTCTGGAACACACTTTTATGATACTTATGAAACAAAAGATAAACAATATATGTGTGTTGGAGCAATTGAATCTAAGTTTTATGAGATATTTTTAGAGAAACTTGGAATTTCATCTCATGAAATGCCACAATTTGAGAATTTTGAAGAGAGccgtaaaaaattagaaaagataTTCAAACAAAAGACTCAAGCAGAATGGTGTGCCATATTTGATGGTACAGATGCTTGTGTAACACCTGTTCTAAATTTAAAAGATGTTGCATCACATGCACATAATAaggaaagaaatatatttaagacTGAAGACAATGGTTTGGTAACTCCAAATCCTGCTCCACGTTTATCTCGTACTCCTGGAATGTCTAAAAAACATGAAGGAAGTGCTAAATTGGGTGAGCACACTACAGAAATTCTTACTGAATTAGATTTTAAACCAGAAGAAATTGCTAATTTAATAGCAAATGGAATTGTTAATCAAGGAATGAAACATTCTAAactttaa
- the LOC100644007 gene encoding alpha-methylacyl-CoA racemase isoform X2, with translation MPLKGINVLELAGLAPGPFCGMILAQFGASVIRVDKIYGSYNAIDCLGHGKRSIALNLKVYEGSNIFRKLINQSDVLIDPYRPGPEELMGINKRLIYARLTGFGHNGPYANMAGHDINYLALSGLLSLFGRHNQKPTPPVNLVADFAGGGLMCAFGIILALFERSKSGIGQVIDASMVDGSAYLGSWFFRSQNVPGLWGNPRGKNILDSGTHFYDTYETKDKQYMCVGAIESKFYEIFLEKLGISSHEMPQFENFEESRKKLEKIFKQKTQAEWCAIFDGTDACVTPVLNLKDVASHAHNKERNIFKTEDNGLVTPNPAPRLSRTPGMSKKHEGSAKLGEHTTEILTELDFKPEEIANLIANGIVNQGMKHSKL, from the exons ATGCCTTTAAAAGGTATAAATGTATTAGAATTGGCTGGGCTAGCACCAGGCCCTTTTTGTGGAATGATATTAGCCCAATTTGGTGCATCTGTAATCAGAGTAGACAAG atttatggATCTTATAATGCCATTGATTGTCTGGGTCATGGAAAAAGGTCAATTgcgttaaatttaaaagtttatgaAGGTTCTAATATATTTAGGAAATTGATCAATCAAAGTGATGTGCTTATAGACCCTTATAGACCTG GACCAGAAGAACTTATGGGAATAAACAAGAGGTTGATATATGCTAGGTTAACAGGATTTGGGCATAATGGACCTTATGCTAATATGGCTGGAcatgatataaattatttagcTCTATCTG gtttattatcattatttggaCGTCACAATCAGAAACCAACACCACCAGTCAATTTAGTAGCTGATTTTGCTGGTGGTGGATTAATGTGTGCTTTTGGTATAATACTAGCATTATTTGAACGTAGCAAGAGTGGCATTGGTCAAGTGATTGATGCATCAATGGTAGATGGATCTGCATATCTAGGCAGTTGGTTCTTTAGATCTCAAAATGTGCCTGGATTATGGGGAAATCCTCGTGGTAAAAATAT ATTAGATTCTGGAACACACTTTTATGATACTTATGAAACAAAAGATAAACAATATATGTGTGTTGGAGCAATTGAATCTAAGTTTTATGAGATATTTTTAGAGAAACTTGGAATTTCATCTCATGAAATGCCACAATTTGAGAATTTTGAAGAGAGccgtaaaaaattagaaaagataTTCAAACAAAAGACTCAAGCAGAATGGTGTGCCATATTTGATGGTACAGATGCTTGTGTAACACCTGTTCTAAATTTAAAAGATGTTGCATCACATGCACATAATAaggaaagaaatatatttaagacTGAAGACAATGGTTTGGTAACTCCAAATCCTGCTCCACGTTTATCTCGTACTCCTGGAATGTCTAAAAAACATGAAGGAAGTGCTAAATTGGGTGAGCACACTACAGAAATTCTTACTGAATTAGATTTTAAACCAGAAGAAATTGCTAATTTAATAGCAAATGGAATTGTTAATCAAGGAATGAAACATTCTAAactttaa